A stretch of Parvimonas micra DNA encodes these proteins:
- a CDS encoding GNAT family protein, which produces MIELKRIQRDELRRLYDIEYSSKTPKWKEYDAPYFDDFEFKTYDEFILSSEIEFFLEERVKGIYFNDILVGIVSKYWENEKTRWLEIGIVIFDENFWSKGIGSKALSLWIDEIFNTEENLEHIGLTTWSGNIGMMKCSLKIGMTLEGKIRKVRYHNNIFYDSMKYGILKDEWAKQVKN; this is translated from the coding sequence ACTAAAAAGAATTCAAAGAGATGAATTAAGACGATTATATGATATAGAATATTCAAGTAAAACACCTAAATGGAAAGAATATGATGCTCCATATTTTGATGATTTTGAATTTAAAACTTATGATGAATTTATTCTATCAAGCGAAATAGAATTCTTTTTGGAAGAAAGAGTAAAAGGAATTTATTTTAACGATATTCTAGTAGGAATAGTTTCAAAATATTGGGAAAACGAAAAAACTAGATGGCTTGAAATAGGAATTGTAATTTTTGATGAAAATTTTTGGAGTAAAGGTATTGGCTCAAAGGCACTTTCATTATGGATAGATGAAATCTTTAATACTGAAGAAAATTTAGAGCATATAGGTTTGACGACTTGGAGCGGAAATATCGGAATGATGAAATGTAGCTTGAAAATTGGGATGACACTCGAAGGAAAAATTAGAAAAGTTAGATACCATAATAATATATTTTATGATTCAATGAAGTATGGAATTTTAAAAGATGAGTGGGCAAAACAAGTTAAGAATTAA
- the rpsO gene encoding 30S ribosomal protein S15, whose amino-acid sequence MITKEDKLRIIDEFKRSEGDTGSPEVQIALLSFRIKYLTEHLKEHKKDHATRRGLFKLIGQRKGLLKYLSNVDIERYRELTSKLQIRG is encoded by the coding sequence ATGATAACTAAAGAAGACAAATTAAGAATTATTGATGAATTTAAAAGAAGTGAAGGAGATACAGGTTCTCCAGAAGTTCAAATTGCATTATTAAGTTTCAGAATTAAATATTTAACTGAACACTTAAAAGAACATAAAAAAGACCATGCTACAAGAAGAGGTTTATTCAAATTAATCGGACAAAGAAAAGGTCTTTTAAAATATCTTAGTAATGTTGATATCGAAAGATACCGTGAATTAACTAGTAAATTACAAATAAGAGGATAA
- a CDS encoding polyribonucleotide nucleotidyltransferase, giving the protein MVREFIYDLSGRELKVTIGKVAEQANGSCLVQCGETVVLVNACASKEPREGVDFFPLSCDFEEKLYSVGKIPGGFIKREGRPSEKSILTSRLIDRPLRPLFPEGYRNDVQVIATALSVEQDNQPDILAMIGSSIALTISDIPFNGPTGSVNVGYVDGEYIINPTIAQREKSRLNITVSGTKDAIMMVEAGADILSEEEVLNAILFAHEEIKSICNFIETIREEIGKEKSEVIIKQRDEDLFNAIIEFGKEQIISALRTPNKMEREENLDNITKEIFEKFLPDYEDKKGEINSAIESVIVDEVRRLIIEEGIRPDDRELDEVRKISCERGLLPRTHGSGLFTRGQTQVLTLTTLGAPGEVQVLDGVIDEDDKRYMHQYNFPPFSVGDVRPLRSPGRREIGHGALAERALVPVLPSEEEFPYTMRLVSEVLSSNGSSSQASICGSTLSLLDAGVPIKDSVAGIAMGLIKDEKTNKIAILTDIQGLEDHFGDMDFKVAGTKNGITALQMDIKIDGISREILATALEKAKRARLHILSIMNDCIATPSEEMSKYAPKIFTMQILPEKIREVIGPGGKVINKIIDETGVKIDTFDDGRIAITADSRENGERAKEMINEIVKEIEVGEIYSGVITTITNFGAFVELIKGKEGLLHISNMTHERLNKVEDLFKVGDVVEVKVIEIDNQGKIKLSRKALLEKPKKDKEKEEK; this is encoded by the coding sequence ATGGTTAGAGAATTTATATATGACTTAAGTGGAAGAGAACTTAAAGTAACAATAGGAAAGGTTGCAGAACAAGCAAACGGATCTTGTCTTGTACAATGTGGAGAAACTGTTGTATTAGTAAATGCTTGTGCTTCTAAAGAACCTAGAGAAGGAGTTGACTTTTTTCCATTAAGCTGTGATTTTGAAGAAAAACTTTATTCAGTAGGAAAAATTCCTGGTGGATTTATTAAAAGAGAAGGACGTCCAAGTGAAAAATCAATATTGACATCTAGACTTATAGACAGACCGTTACGTCCACTTTTTCCAGAAGGATATAGAAATGATGTTCAAGTTATTGCAACAGCATTATCAGTTGAACAAGATAATCAACCTGATATACTTGCAATGATAGGTTCTTCTATTGCACTTACAATTTCAGATATTCCTTTTAACGGACCTACAGGCTCTGTTAATGTTGGATATGTTGATGGGGAATATATTATAAACCCGACAATTGCACAAAGAGAAAAATCAAGACTTAATATTACAGTATCAGGAACAAAAGATGCTATTATGATGGTTGAAGCCGGAGCTGATATTTTAAGTGAAGAAGAAGTTTTAAATGCAATTCTTTTCGCACATGAAGAAATTAAATCAATTTGTAATTTTATCGAAACAATTAGAGAAGAAATAGGTAAAGAAAAATCTGAAGTTATTATAAAACAAAGAGATGAAGATTTATTCAATGCAATTATTGAATTTGGTAAAGAGCAAATTATTTCTGCTCTTAGAACTCCAAATAAAATGGAAAGAGAAGAAAATTTAGACAATATTACAAAAGAAATTTTCGAAAAGTTTTTACCTGATTATGAAGATAAAAAGGGAGAAATTAATTCTGCTATAGAATCAGTAATCGTTGATGAAGTTAGAAGATTAATAATAGAAGAAGGAATTAGACCGGATGATAGAGAACTTGATGAAGTTAGAAAAATTTCTTGTGAAAGAGGACTTTTACCAAGAACTCATGGTTCAGGGTTATTTACTAGAGGACAAACTCAAGTTTTAACTTTAACAACTTTGGGAGCTCCTGGAGAAGTTCAAGTTTTAGATGGAGTTATTGATGAAGATGATAAGAGATATATGCATCAATACAATTTCCCTCCATTTAGTGTTGGAGATGTTAGACCTTTAAGAAGTCCGGGAAGACGTGAAATTGGTCATGGTGCTTTAGCTGAAAGAGCTTTAGTTCCTGTTTTACCAAGTGAGGAAGAGTTTCCATATACAATGAGATTAGTTTCAGAAGTTTTATCTTCAAATGGATCAAGTTCACAAGCAAGTATTTGTGGCTCAACACTTTCATTATTGGATGCAGGTGTTCCTATTAAAGATTCTGTTGCAGGTATCGCAATGGGACTAATAAAAGATGAAAAAACTAATAAAATTGCCATTTTAACCGATATTCAAGGTTTAGAAGATCATTTTGGAGATATGGACTTTAAAGTTGCTGGTACTAAAAATGGAATCACAGCTTTACAAATGGATATTAAAATTGATGGTATTAGTAGAGAAATTTTGGCAACCGCACTAGAAAAAGCAAAAAGAGCAAGACTTCACATTTTATCAATTATGAATGACTGTATAGCAACTCCAAGTGAAGAAATGTCAAAATATGCTCCAAAGATATTTACTATGCAAATTTTACCAGAAAAAATTAGAGAAGTAATTGGACCGGGTGGAAAAGTTATCAATAAGATTATTGATGAAACAGGAGTTAAGATTGATACTTTTGATGACGGACGCATTGCAATTACAGCTGATTCAAGAGAAAATGGTGAAAGAGCAAAAGAAATGATTAATGAAATTGTTAAAGAAATTGAGGTTGGAGAAATTTACAGTGGTGTAATTACGACAATCACAAATTTTGGAGCATTCGTTGAACTTATTAAAGGTAAGGAAGGCTTACTTCATATCTCAAATATGACTCACGAAAGATTAAATAAAGTTGAAGATTTATTTAAAGTTGGAGATGTAGTTGAAGTTAAAGTAATAGAAATTGACAATCAAGGAAAGATTAAATTGTCAAGAAAAGCCTTACTTGAAAAGCCTAAAAAAGATAAAGAAAAAGAAGAAAAATAA
- the trpS gene encoding tryptophan--tRNA ligase, with the protein MGKIVYSALQPSGQLTIGNYLGSIRNFKSLQDQYECFFNVADLHSITVPQEPKLLRERTLDLMAIFLASGLEPDKSTLFVQSHVPQHAELSWVLSCMSYMGQLNRMTQFKEKSQKSEENLNAGLFTYPVLMAADILLYQTDLVPVGVDQKQHLELARDLAERFNNKYSDTFVVPEGIIGKETGKIMSLKNPEKKMSKSDEDVNSFILLLDDEETIKRKIKKSVTDSLGNFDYNDEQKGLKNLINMYIAFSGKTSDEIVAKYKTENYSVFKEDLGQLIADSLKPLRDNYKEFISDKAYLEKVMKEGADKASYYATKTLRKVYKKVGFLPR; encoded by the coding sequence ATGGGAAAAATAGTTTATAGTGCATTACAGCCTTCAGGTCAACTAACAATAGGAAATTATTTAGGTTCTATAAGAAATTTTAAGAGTTTACAAGATCAATATGAATGTTTTTTTAATGTTGCAGATTTACATTCTATAACTGTACCACAAGAGCCTAAATTACTTAGAGAAAGAACATTGGACTTAATGGCTATATTTTTAGCATCAGGATTAGAACCTGATAAATCTACTCTTTTTGTTCAGTCACATGTACCTCAACATGCTGAATTATCTTGGGTTTTAAGTTGTATGAGTTATATGGGACAGCTTAATAGAATGACTCAATTTAAAGAAAAATCACAAAAATCTGAAGAAAATCTAAATGCAGGTTTATTTACTTATCCCGTTTTAATGGCTGCAGATATTTTACTATATCAAACAGATTTAGTTCCTGTTGGTGTTGATCAAAAACAACATTTAGAGCTTGCAAGAGACTTAGCTGAAAGATTTAACAATAAATATTCAGATACTTTTGTAGTTCCTGAAGGAATAATTGGAAAAGAAACTGGTAAAATTATGAGTCTTAAAAATCCTGAAAAGAAGATGAGCAAATCTGATGAAGATGTTAATTCATTTATACTACTTCTTGATGATGAAGAAACTATCAAGAGAAAAATTAAAAAATCTGTAACTGATAGCCTTGGAAATTTCGATTATAATGATGAACAAAAAGGACTAAAAAACTTAATAAATATGTATATTGCTTTTAGTGGAAAAACAAGTGATGAAATTGTGGCAAAATATAAAACTGAAAATTATTCGGTGTTTAAAGAAGATTTAGGACAATTAATTGCAGACAGTTTAAAACCGCTAAGAGATAACTACAAAGAATTTATTTCAGATAAGGCATATCTTGAAAAAGTTATGAAAGAAGGAGCAGATAAAGCATCCTATTATGCAACTAAAACACTTAGAAAAGTTTATAAAAAAGTTGGTTTTTTACCAAGATAA
- the murC gene encoding UDP-N-acetylmuramate--L-alanine ligase: MFKFDFNDKKYKNIHFIGIGGISMSGIAKLLLKKGYNISGSDRNTSKEIQILEQNGAKIFIGQKKENIENPDLIVYTDAILPDNEELIKAKSIGVPCVTRGQFLGALMRNYTHSIAISGSHGKSTTTSMISKILINSPFDPSILIGGNLDEIDGNVLCGNEDYLVTEACEFKANILHYYPSMAIILNIDEDHLDFYKNLDHIVDTFIGYMKNLDENSKAIINIDDPNCLPLLEHIKGETITFGINNENATYNITNISFDKVGHPCFDIENEKFGKHHFCLNIIGRHNIYNAAAAIIATYETGIDVEYIKNAISKYKNLHRRMEVYGVIGNGKKATILTDYGHHPREIKSCLSSIAEHKEGRLVCIFQPHTYSRTKALLNDFAKCFDDCDEVIVTEIYAAREKFDPTIHSIDLVEKLNKNGVNAIYLKTFEEARDYIFETFKDKDTIITTGCGNPHELAKMIVEDYK, translated from the coding sequence ATGTTTAAGTTTGATTTTAATGATAAAAAATACAAAAATATACATTTCATCGGTATTGGTGGAATTAGTATGAGTGGAATTGCTAAACTACTTTTAAAAAAGGGATATAATATTTCTGGAAGTGACAGAAATACTTCTAAAGAAATTCAAATATTAGAACAAAATGGCGCAAAAATATTTATAGGTCAAAAAAAGGAAAATATTGAAAATCCTGATTTAATTGTATATACAGATGCAATTTTACCGGATAATGAAGAATTAATAAAAGCAAAATCTATTGGAGTTCCTTGTGTAACAAGAGGACAGTTTTTAGGTGCATTGATGAGAAATTATACTCATTCTATTGCAATTTCGGGTTCACACGGAAAGAGTACAACTACGAGTATGATTTCAAAAATTTTAATTAATTCCCCATTTGACCCATCAATTTTAATTGGTGGAAATTTAGATGAAATTGACGGAAATGTTCTATGTGGAAACGAAGATTATCTTGTAACAGAAGCCTGTGAATTTAAGGCAAATATTCTTCATTATTATCCTAGTATGGCTATTATTTTAAATATAGATGAAGATCATTTAGATTTCTATAAAAACTTGGATCATATTGTAGATACTTTTATAGGATATATGAAAAATTTGGATGAAAATTCAAAAGCTATCATTAATATTGATGATCCAAACTGTCTTCCACTATTAGAACATATCAAAGGAGAAACTATTACATTTGGTATAAATAATGAAAATGCTACTTATAACATTACAAATATAAGTTTTGATAAAGTCGGACATCCTTGTTTTGATATTGAAAATGAAAAATTCGGAAAACATCATTTTTGTTTAAATATAATAGGCAGACATAATATTTACAATGCAGCTGCTGCGATTATAGCAACTTATGAAACAGGAATAGATGTTGAATATATTAAGAATGCTATTTCAAAATATAAAAATTTACACAGAAGAATGGAAGTTTATGGAGTAATAGGTAATGGTAAAAAAGCTACTATTCTAACTGATTATGGACATCATCCAAGAGAAATTAAAAGTTGTCTAAGTTCAATTGCTGAACATAAAGAAGGCAGACTTGTGTGTATTTTCCAACCACATACTTATTCAAGAACAAAAGCTTTATTAAATGACTTTGCAAAATGTTTTGATGATTGTGATGAAGTTATTGTTACTGAGATTTATGCTGCAAGAGAAAAATTCGATCCTACTATTCATTCAATAGATTTAGTTGAAAAACTAAATAAAAATGGAGTAAATGCTATATACCTAAAAACATTTGAAGAAGCAAGAGATTATATATTCGAAACATTTAAAGATAAAGATACTATAATTACAACAGGATGTGGAAATCCACATGAACTTGCAAAAATGATTGTAGAAGATTATAAATAA
- the polA gene encoding DNA polymerase I, which translates to MKKILLIDGSSLIFRAFYAIRNLTTKDGVFVNGVYGFLNMYYKALELIKPTHVFVAFDKGSKTFRHNEFADYKGTRDKAPNEITYQFGILKDLLSSMNVNYLELDEYEADDILGTIAKLAQKEGFEVDIFTGDRDYLQLVDENILVYLTKKGISEIKLMNNESIFEEYGLSPKQLIDVKALQGDSSDNIPGVKGVGEKTALKLIQEYGNLENLYENLDNLKGKLKENLENEKDKAYLSRHLGEIFLNVPIARNIEDFEIKDVSNEYLEKLENLEFKSIISKHFKDIKKENDVKISQKIDFEVINFSEIFEKIKNDDAISIKFFSDKGYIYREKFYTGIYSNYNKKAYICKDFELSDFEKFCNLDVNIIGYDIKEELYFALKNNLEFKNYEDVMILEYLFDSNKGNYDIGKVSNELLHLEILDLKEISGKGKNKKTFFEFEEDIIFKYISQNVFAIYKLYNIFIEKCKENNLILLYENVEKPLVKVLADMESTGVLVDKSMIKELNEEYSKLANEYEQKVYELAGEVFNLNSPKQLGVILFDKMKLPVVKKTKTGYSTDVEVLEKLSKKHEIADYILKYRSLNKLISTYLDGILEYIMDDGRVRTSFKQMITATGRLSSVDPNLQNIPIRSEEGKNIRKVFVADKNKVFIDADYSQIELRVLAHLSKDSVMIDSFKNDLDIHYKTASEVFGVPINEVTDNQRRSAKAVNFGIVYGISDYGLSKDLNITRNEARQYIDGYLNTYPSIKKYMEEIVNKAKKDGYVTTILDRKRYIPEINSKNFNIRSFGERIALNTPIQGSAADIIKLAMIKVYERLNSENVNAKLILQIHDELIIECEESEKEIVKKILKDSMENVYKLDLPLKVDVCEGRNWYESK; encoded by the coding sequence ATGAAAAAAATACTTTTAATTGATGGGTCAAGTCTTATTTTTAGGGCTTTTTATGCAATAAGAAATTTAACAACTAAAGATGGTGTTTTTGTTAATGGAGTTTATGGCTTTTTAAATATGTATTATAAGGCTTTAGAATTAATAAAGCCTACTCATGTTTTTGTTGCATTTGATAAAGGGTCAAAAACTTTTAGACATAATGAATTTGCAGATTACAAAGGAACTCGTGATAAAGCACCTAATGAAATAACTTACCAATTTGGAATTTTAAAAGATTTGCTTTCTTCTATGAATGTAAATTATTTAGAACTTGATGAATATGAAGCTGACGACATCTTAGGAACTATAGCAAAACTTGCTCAAAAAGAAGGTTTTGAAGTAGATATTTTTACAGGAGATAGAGATTATTTACAATTGGTTGATGAGAATATTTTAGTTTATTTAACTAAAAAAGGTATAAGTGAAATTAAACTTATGAATAATGAATCAATTTTTGAAGAATATGGACTTTCTCCTAAACAATTAATTGATGTTAAAGCTCTTCAAGGGGATAGTTCAGATAATATACCTGGAGTTAAAGGAGTTGGAGAAAAAACTGCTTTAAAGTTAATCCAAGAATATGGTAATCTTGAAAATTTATATGAAAATTTAGATAATCTTAAAGGGAAATTAAAAGAAAATCTTGAGAATGAAAAGGATAAGGCCTATTTGAGTCGACATCTCGGAGAGATTTTTTTGAATGTTCCTATTGCAAGAAATATTGAAGATTTTGAAATTAAAGATGTTTCTAATGAATATCTTGAAAAATTAGAAAATTTAGAGTTTAAGAGTATTATAAGCAAGCATTTTAAAGATATAAAGAAAGAAAATGACGTAAAAATAAGTCAAAAAATTGATTTTGAGGTTATTAATTTTTCAGAAATTTTTGAAAAAATAAAAAATGATGATGCAATATCAATAAAATTTTTCTCTGATAAAGGATATATTTATAGGGAAAAGTTTTATACTGGAATTTATTCAAACTATAACAAGAAAGCTTATATTTGTAAAGATTTTGAACTATCTGATTTTGAAAAGTTTTGTAATTTGGATGTAAATATAATTGGTTACGATATAAAGGAAGAATTGTATTTTGCATTAAAAAATAATTTAGAATTTAAAAATTATGAAGATGTTATGATTTTAGAATATTTATTTGATTCTAATAAAGGAAATTATGACATTGGAAAAGTAAGCAACGAATTATTGCATTTAGAAATTCTAGACCTAAAAGAGATTTCAGGAAAAGGAAAGAATAAAAAGACTTTTTTTGAATTTGAAGAGGATATTATTTTTAAATATATTTCTCAAAATGTATTTGCTATTTATAAATTATACAATATTTTTATTGAAAAATGCAAAGAAAATAATTTGATTTTGTTGTACGAAAATGTTGAAAAACCTTTAGTAAAAGTATTAGCAGATATGGAAAGCACGGGTGTTTTAGTAGATAAAAGTATGATTAAGGAATTAAATGAGGAGTATTCTAAACTTGCAAATGAGTATGAACAAAAGGTATATGAATTAGCTGGTGAAGTCTTTAATCTTAATTCTCCAAAACAACTTGGAGTAATTTTATTTGACAAAATGAAATTGCCTGTTGTAAAAAAGACAAAAACAGGATATTCAACAGATGTTGAAGTTTTAGAAAAGTTATCTAAAAAGCATGAGATTGCAGATTATATTTTAAAGTATAGGTCTTTGAATAAATTAATTTCAACTTATCTAGATGGTATATTGGAATATATTATGGATGATGGCAGAGTTAGAACTTCTTTTAAACAAATGATTACTGCTACTGGAAGACTTAGTTCAGTAGATCCTAATTTACAAAATATTCCAATAAGAAGTGAAGAAGGGAAAAATATTAGAAAGGTATTTGTAGCAGATAAAAATAAAGTATTTATTGATGCGGATTACTCACAAATTGAGCTTCGAGTTTTAGCACATTTATCTAAAGATTCTGTTATGATTGATTCTTTTAAAAATGATTTAGATATACACTATAAAACCGCAAGTGAAGTTTTTGGTGTTCCTATTAATGAGGTTACAGATAATCAAAGGAGAAGTGCAAAGGCTGTAAATTTTGGAATAGTTTATGGAATAAGCGATTACGGTCTTTCAAAAGATTTAAATATTACAAGAAATGAAGCTAGACAGTATATTGATGGATATCTGAATACTTATCCTAGTATAAAGAAATATATGGAAGAAATAGTTAATAAAGCTAAGAAAGATGGCTATGTAACAACTATTTTGGACAGGAAGAGATATATTCCAGAAATTAATTCAAAAAATTTTAATATTAGAAGTTTTGGTGAGAGAATTGCTTTGAATACTCCTATACAAGGAAGTGCTGCAGATATTATAAAACTTGCTATGATTAAAGTTTATGAAAGATTAAATTCAGAAAATGTTAATGCAAAATTAATTTTACAAATTCACGATGAGCTTATAATAGAGTGTGAAGAAAGTGAAAAAGAAATTGTTAAGAAGATATTAAAGGATTCTATGGAAAATGTATATAAATTAGATTTGCCATTGAAAGTTGATGTTTGTGAAGGGAGGAATTGGTATGAGTCAAAATAA
- the coaE gene encoding dephospho-CoA kinase (Dephospho-CoA kinase (CoaE) performs the final step in coenzyme A biosynthesis.) — MSQNKKYIVITGQAASGKSSLANFIKEKNENYLVLDADDQIKELYKRGAELYKILVKEFGDSILNEKGNISKGKLRRTIYFSDENREKLNSLTHPVILKNMVNIAKNSDADVVFLQIPLLNESIDRLEKLIDIDEVWNITASDEVRFKRLMERKGMTEEIAHRIMEIQSEFENENYDILTVENNGNFEDLKNKLDLFFKNSCINEQKKSGFFGRLKKNKKENEPENIVEEFEDNNDDTGAFRQVADEELESKAIDDVVSNNEISENQDLSNADEKFGEQKQPIFFQEQNTENIDLENLDNQDSLDMKKTKLTDLSSVRDDIKEDDTNSVKSEIANSNEEFFEESVEEEKKDEVKKKKKMKVWKKVLITIVTIVIICKALFLGAVYYGGQNYPVNYIEEIQKYSNEYGVDPKVVLAIMRVESNFKSDAVSKVNAKGLMQVLPDTAKHVAKLLNVDANSLDLNDPETNVKVGTYYLKYLMQNFSNMDTVYAAYNGGIGNVKTWLKDSKYSSDGVSLYTIPSAETKNYVNKVNKALKAYEILYGNEFPTKKLKGFAKFKENVKNTVRYILNNF, encoded by the coding sequence ATGAGTCAAAATAAGAAATATATTGTTATTACAGGTCAAGCTGCTAGTGGTAAAAGCAGTTTAGCTAATTTTATTAAGGAAAAAAATGAAAATTATTTAGTTTTGGATGCAGATGATCAAATTAAAGAGTTATATAAAAGAGGTGCTGAACTTTATAAAATTCTAGTAAAAGAATTTGGAGATAGCATTTTAAATGAGAAGGGTAATATATCAAAAGGAAAGCTAAGAAGAACAATTTATTTTAGTGATGAAAATAGAGAAAAGCTAAATTCTTTAACTCATCCAGTCATTTTAAAAAATATGGTTAATATTGCTAAGAACTCTGATGCAGATGTTGTTTTTTTACAAATTCCACTATTAAATGAATCAATAGATAGATTAGAAAAATTAATTGATATTGATGAAGTATGGAATATAACAGCAAGTGATGAAGTTAGATTTAAAAGGCTAATGGAAAGAAAAGGAATGACTGAAGAAATTGCTCATAGAATTATGGAAATTCAATCAGAGTTTGAAAATGAAAACTATGATATTTTAACTGTTGAGAATAACGGAAATTTTGAAGATTTAAAAAATAAACTTGATTTATTTTTTAAAAATAGTTGTATAAACGAACAAAAAAAGTCGGGGTTTTTTGGAAGATTAAAGAAAAATAAAAAAGAAAATGAACCAGAAAATATAGTAGAAGAATTTGAAGACAACAATGATGATACGGGGGCTTTTAGACAAGTAGCTGATGAAGAATTAGAATCTAAAGCAATTGATGATGTCGTTTCTAATAATGAAATTTCTGAAAATCAAGATTTAAGTAATGCTGACGAAAAATTTGGTGAACAAAAGCAACCTATATTTTTTCAAGAGCAAAACACTGAAAATATTGATTTAGAAAATTTAGATAATCAAGATTCATTAGATATGAAAAAAACAAAATTAACAGATTTAAGTTCAGTACGTGATGATATTAAAGAAGATGATACTAATTCTGTTAAAAGTGAAATAGCTAATTCTAACGAAGAATTTTTTGAAGAAAGTGTTGAAGAAGAAAAAAAAGATGAAGTTAAAAAGAAAAAGAAAATGAAAGTTTGGAAAAAAGTATTAATAACCATAGTTACTATAGTTATTATATGTAAGGCACTATTTTTAGGTGCTGTATATTATGGTGGTCAGAATTATCCAGTAAATTATATTGAAGAAATACAAAAATATTCAAATGAATATGGTGTAGATCCTAAAGTAGTTCTAGCCATTATGAGAGTTGAAAGTAATTTCAAAAGCGATGCAGTAAGTAAAGTTAATGCTAAAGGTCTAATGCAAGTTTTACCTGATACCGCTAAACATGTAGCAAAGTTATTAAATGTTGATGCTAATTCTTTAGATTTAAATGATCCCGAAACTAATGTTAAAGTTGGAACATACTATTTAAAATATTTAATGCAAAATTTTAGTAATATGGATACAGTTTATGCGGCCTATAATGGTGGTATAGGAAATGTGAAAACTTGGTTGAAAGACTCAAAATATTCTAGTGATGGAGTCAGTCTATATACTATACCTTCAGCTGAAACGAAGAATTATGTTAATAAAGTAAATAAAGCTTTGAAAGCTTATGAGATTCTTTATGGAAATGAATTCCCTACAAAAAAACTTAAGGGATTTGCTAAATTTAAAGAAAATGTAAAGAATACGGTTAGATATATTTTGAATAATTTTTAA
- a CDS encoding CtsR family transcriptional regulator, with protein MAGISDVIEKFLKEMLENSEDGIIEIGRNDLASKFSCAPSQINYVLTTRFSSTNGYYIESHRGGSGYIKISTLSNEDVFFNSVFDYLENNVITFNEGRRIVDRLFELGYITKRERFIILHAISDNSLCIDTKAKDSLRANILLNILYSFGRKND; from the coding sequence TTGGCAGGTATTAGTGATGTTATTGAAAAATTTTTGAAAGAAATGTTAGAAAATTCGGAAGATGGAATTATTGAGATAGGTAGAAATGATTTAGCAAGTAAATTTTCTTGTGCACCTTCTCAAATAAATTATGTTTTAACAACTAGATTTTCCTCCACAAATGGATATTATATTGAAAGTCATCGAGGAGGAAGTGGTTATATAAAAATTTCAACTCTTTCAAATGAAGATGTATTTTTTAATTCTGTTTTTGATTATTTAGAAAATAATGTAATTACTTTTAATGAAGGTAGAAGGATTGTAGACAGATTGTTTGAATTAGGATATATTACAAAAAGAGAAAGATTTATTATATTACATGCTATAAGTGATAACTCTCTTTGTATTGATACTAAAGCAAAAGATAGTTTAAGAGCAAATATATTACTAAATATTCTATATTCATTTGGGAGGAAAAATGACTAG